One genomic segment of Arachis duranensis cultivar V14167 chromosome 4, aradu.V14167.gnm2.J7QH, whole genome shotgun sequence includes these proteins:
- the LOC110279719 gene encoding F-box/FBD/LRR-repeat protein At1g78750-like: MLSRDVTQPIRNFRLKFEYPSCDECDVELWLNTAIQRQVERIELHSRITTLPIGILTCASLVVLKLEFLIVDRILTVHLPALKTLYLMRVVFAEDEYLGMILSGCPNIEDLQINYYSYFGLEFSPLAITFRNLIQMKLSVYDCKWGLLVGLLKSCPLLQILVIRKEKKSASVLDPLNQCYTQTVSGCLSSHLRACTIKNFHGADVDIQFAIYILQNASLLKKMTICCSSSSRKGDRFEILKKISKVARISTTCELLFE; encoded by the exons ATGCTATCGCGAGATGTAACGCAACCCATTCGCAATTTCCGCCTCAAATTTGAGTATCCCTCATGTGATGAATGTGATGTAGAATTGTGGCTCAACACCGCCATACAGCGTCAAGTTGAGAGGATTGAGCTTCATTCTCGGATAACAACGTTGCCGATTGGAATTCTGACATGTGCAAGCCTTGTTGTTCTCAAGTTGGAATTCTTAATAGTGGACCGTATTTTAACAGTACACTTACCGGCTCTTAAAACTTTGTATTTGATGCGGGTCGTATTTGCAGAAGATGAATATCTTGGTATGATTCTCTCAGGATGCCCAAATATTGAGGACTTGCAAAtcaattattattcttattttggGCTAGAATTCAGTCCTCTTGCCATCACTTTCCGCAATCTAATTCAGATGAAGCTCTCCGTGTATGATTGTAAATGGGGGTTGCTAGTTGGACTGCTCAAATCCTGTCCGTTGCTTCAAATTCTTGTCATCAGAAAG GAGAAGAAATCGGCAAGCGTATTGGATCCGTTAAATCAGTGTTACACACAAACCGTTTCTGGATGCCTTTCATCGCACCTAAGAGCCTGCACTATAAAGAATTTTCATGGTGCTGATGTTGATATTCAATTTGCAATATATATTCTGCAGAATGCAAGTTTGTTAAAGAAGATGACCATATGTTGCTCGAGTTCCTCAAGAAAAGGAGATaggtttgaaattttaaaaaagatatccAAGGTTGCTAGGATTTCGACAACTTGTGAACTGTTGTTTGAATGA